The proteins below come from a single Serpentinimonas raichei genomic window:
- a CDS encoding N-acetylmuramoyl-L-alanine amidase — MRRRSALQWLGSSLVLTLGPHQLAWGAGIVAVRLWPAPDYTRITIESDAALQATPHFLADPPRVALDLEGIELAPMLQQLTGKVRPDDPNVAAIRVGQHAARVVRVVVDLKRPINPQVFQLSPVAAFQHRLVLDLFPAQARDPLDELIAQRLRELDAAPNPEPASASTGNAGFKGSAAEGVTPPTRAPDPLGELIARLPAEGSPVTAGLGTIRLPPPPAANAATATARPAPPAAPTAAPVLTQRPAITPPVQPVPATAAAPARPRVTHGSTGGRSDRLLVIAIDPGHGGEDPGAIGPGGTREKDVVLSISRLLRDRVNRTQVNGHTLRAFMTRDGDYFVPLRVRVQKARRVQADLFVSVHADAFFTPRPRGSSVFVLSERGATSAAAQWMADRENAADQVGGVNLREQESVLQRTLLDMSTTAQINDSLRVGDVMLREIGRVGRLHKPRVEQAGFAVLRAPDIPSLLIETTFISNPEEERRLRDPRFQNHMADAMLRGIVAYFEGNPPLARRREV, encoded by the coding sequence ATGAGACGCCGCAGCGCCCTGCAGTGGCTGGGTTCGAGCCTCGTGCTTACGCTCGGCCCGCACCAACTGGCCTGGGGTGCCGGCATCGTGGCGGTGCGCTTGTGGCCCGCGCCCGACTACACCCGCATCACCATCGAGTCCGACGCCGCCCTGCAAGCCACGCCCCATTTCCTGGCCGACCCACCGCGCGTGGCGCTGGACTTGGAGGGCATCGAGCTGGCGCCGATGTTGCAGCAGTTGACGGGCAAGGTGCGCCCCGACGACCCCAACGTGGCCGCGATTCGCGTTGGGCAACACGCCGCCCGGGTGGTGCGGGTGGTGGTGGATTTGAAGCGCCCGATCAACCCGCAGGTGTTCCAACTCAGCCCGGTGGCGGCCTTCCAGCACCGCCTCGTGCTCGACCTGTTCCCCGCTCAGGCCCGCGACCCCTTGGATGAACTGATCGCGCAACGGCTGCGCGAGCTCGACGCGGCACCCAATCCGGAACCGGCCTCGGCCAGCACAGGCAACGCGGGCTTTAAAGGCAGCGCCGCAGAAGGTGTCACCCCCCCTACCCGAGCACCTGACCCGCTGGGCGAACTGATTGCCCGCTTGCCCGCCGAGGGCAGCCCAGTCACGGCGGGCTTGGGCACCATCCGGCTGCCGCCCCCTCCTGCGGCAAACGCCGCCACCGCCACCGCGCGTCCGGCCCCACCGGCTGCACCCACAGCTGCCCCGGTCTTGACCCAGAGGCCGGCGATCACCCCACCCGTTCAGCCTGTGCCAGCGACCGCAGCGGCACCGGCACGGCCCCGCGTCACCCACGGCAGCACCGGCGGCCGCAGCGATCGCTTGCTCGTTATCGCCATCGACCCCGGCCACGGCGGCGAAGACCCGGGGGCCATCGGCCCTGGCGGCACACGCGAGAAGGACGTGGTGCTGAGCATTTCCCGCTTGTTGCGCGATCGCGTCAACCGCACCCAAGTCAATGGCCACACCCTGCGCGCCTTCATGACGCGCGACGGCGACTACTTCGTGCCGCTGCGGGTGCGGGTGCAAAAGGCGCGCCGGGTGCAGGCCGATCTGTTTGTGAGCGTGCACGCAGATGCGTTTTTCACCCCCAGGCCCCGAGGCTCCAGCGTTTTTGTGCTGAGCGAACGCGGCGCCACCAGTGCCGCGGCCCAATGGATGGCCGACCGCGAAAACGCTGCCGACCAGGTGGGTGGCGTCAACCTGCGCGAACAAGAAAGCGTGCTGCAGCGCACCTTGCTTGATATGAGCACGACGGCGCAGATCAACGACAGCCTGCGCGTGGGCGACGTGATGCTGCGCGAGATCGGCCGCGTCGGGCGACTGCACAAGCCGCGCGTCGAACAAGCCGGCTTTGCCGTGCTGCGCGCGCCCGACATCCCCAGCCTGCTGATCGAAACCACCTTCATCAGCAACCCAGAAGAAGAACGCCGCCTGCGCGACCCGCGCTTTCAGAACCACATGGCCGACGCCATGCTGCGCGGCATCGTGGCCTATTTCGAGGGCAATCCGCCACTGGCACGTCGGCGCGAGGTCTGA
- a CDS encoding N-acyl amino acid synthase FeeM domain-containing protein, translated as MVTNSDALGVSANALNRPRPVPVGIKKSVNRTEYWPFTLRLASGAQDMAKVLEIRHSAYARHLPEALSASLRQPEAMDSAAGVVMLLAESKLDGSPMGTMRIQTNRAQALALEQSVQLPQWMQGLPLAEATRLGVSLEGSARLVKVALFKAYYLYCLQAGIRYMVITARAPLDRQYERMLFQDVYPHLGYIPLSHVFNLPHRVLYLDVQNVREQWEEVGHPMLDFMCNTRHPDLQL; from the coding sequence ATGGTGACGAACAGCGACGCCTTGGGCGTCAGTGCCAATGCGCTAAATCGGCCACGGCCGGTTCCTGTGGGTATCAAAAAGTCGGTCAATCGAACCGAATACTGGCCGTTTACGCTGCGACTGGCCAGCGGTGCGCAGGATATGGCCAAGGTGCTGGAGATTCGGCACAGCGCCTACGCCCGCCATTTGCCAGAGGCCTTGAGCGCTTCGCTGCGCCAACCCGAGGCGATGGACAGCGCAGCAGGGGTGGTGATGCTGCTGGCCGAGTCAAAACTAGACGGTTCGCCCATGGGAACCATGCGCATTCAGACCAACCGCGCGCAAGCGCTGGCACTGGAGCAGTCGGTGCAATTGCCGCAGTGGATGCAGGGCTTGCCGCTGGCCGAAGCCACGCGCCTAGGCGTGAGCCTAGAGGGCTCGGCGCGCTTGGTCAAAGTGGCCCTGTTCAAGGCCTATTACCTGTATTGTTTGCAAGCCGGCATCCGCTACATGGTCATCACCGCTCGAGCACCGTTGGACCGTCAGTACGAACGCATGCTGTTCCAAGACGTGTATCCGCATCTGGGCTACATCCCGCTCTCGCATGTGTTCAATTTGCCGCATCGGGTTTTGTATTTGGATGTGCAAAACGTGCGTGAACAGTGGGAGGAGGTGGGACACCCGATGCTGGATTTTATGTGCAACACGAGGCACCCCGATCTGCAACTCTGA
- a CDS encoding M20 aminoacylase family protein, whose translation MSLSSPATEAARTPVALAPALVDEFIAVRHDIHRHPEMAFDEHRTAQLVAEQLRSWGYRVTTGLGGTGVVGQLVRGHSGKRLGLRADMDALPIVEETGLPWSSCHHGVMHACGHDGHTAMLLAAAKHLAQHGAFEGTLNLIFQPAEEGAGGALKMMEDGLFERFPCDAIFAMHNMPGYPQGRLVFRSGPTMASSDYVTVTVRGRGGHGGMPHRADDPLVAASSIVMALQTIVSRNTDPLQPVVITVGAFNAGHANNVIPDTAKLEIGVRALDPAVRRATEARIKALVHAQAESFGVQADIDWRPGYSVLVNSEAETRFALNVALRHFGAERVNPNGAMLTGSEDFAFMLERVPGCYLFIGNGADGEPGACMVHNPAYDFNDRNIGIGAAYWVALTQDYLFPAP comes from the coding sequence ATGTCACTCTCATCCCCAGCCACCGAAGCAGCGCGCACCCCGGTGGCCTTGGCCCCGGCCCTGGTGGACGAATTCATTGCGGTGCGGCATGACATTCACCGCCACCCCGAAATGGCGTTTGACGAACACCGCACCGCCCAGTTGGTGGCCGAGCAATTGCGCAGCTGGGGCTACCGGGTGACCACCGGACTGGGTGGAACCGGTGTGGTGGGGCAGCTGGTGCGTGGGCACAGCGGCAAACGCTTAGGCTTGCGCGCCGACATGGACGCCTTGCCCATCGTCGAAGAAACCGGCCTGCCTTGGAGCAGTTGCCACCACGGCGTCATGCACGCCTGCGGCCACGATGGCCATACCGCCATGCTGCTGGCTGCGGCCAAGCACCTGGCCCAGCACGGCGCTTTCGAGGGTACGCTCAACCTCATTTTCCAGCCGGCGGAAGAGGGCGCTGGGGGCGCCTTGAAGATGATGGAGGACGGCCTGTTTGAGCGCTTTCCCTGCGACGCGATTTTTGCCATGCACAACATGCCGGGTTATCCGCAAGGGCGGCTGGTGTTTCGCAGCGGGCCCACCATGGCCTCGTCGGACTACGTGACCGTGACCGTGCGCGGGCGCGGTGGCCACGGAGGCATGCCGCACCGCGCCGACGACCCGTTGGTGGCGGCGTCGTCCATCGTCATGGCTCTGCAAACCATTGTCTCGCGCAACACCGACCCGCTTCAGCCCGTGGTGATCACCGTGGGCGCCTTTAACGCCGGCCACGCCAACAACGTGATTCCCGACACCGCCAAGCTCGAAATTGGCGTGCGCGCGCTGGACCCGGCCGTGCGCCGCGCCACCGAAGCGCGCATCAAGGCCTTGGTGCATGCCCAGGCCGAAAGCTTCGGCGTGCAAGCCGACATCGACTGGCGGCCCGGCTACTCGGTGCTCGTCAATAGCGAGGCCGAAACCCGCTTTGCCTTGAACGTGGCCCTACGGCATTTTGGCGCCGAGCGCGTCAACCCCAACGGCGCCATGCTGACCGGCAGTGAAGACTTTGCCTTCATGCTCGAGCGGGTGCCCGGTTGCTACCTGTTCATCGGCAATGGCGCCGATGGCGAGCCGGGTGCCTGCATGGTGCACAACCCGGCTTATGACTTCAATGACCGCAACATCGGAATCGGCGCAGCCTACTGGGTGGCGCTGACGCAGGATTACCTTTTCCCCGCCCCCTGA
- a CDS encoding D-amino acid dehydrogenase, giving the protein MNLSGSKQRGASHASGVGASLSDVLEPFMKSIAVIGGGITGVTTAYALAKRGFDVTLFEQNRYAAMETSFANGGQLSASNAEVWTHWSTILKGLKWMLKSDAPLLVNPKPSWHKVSWFLEFMANIPHYERNTTETAKLAIAARQHFFAWADAEGLDFNSEKRGILHIYRDKQGFDHAGRVSQLLAAGGLPRQPVTPDEIRAIEPTLAGQYYGGYYTESDSTGDIHKYTVGLAAAAERLGATIRYGQQVRRLRSDGQVAWVTAQDDATVATHCFDGLVVCAGVASRDLAAQLGDRVNIYPVKGYSITVNLLDEQSQQAAPWVSLLDDETKLVTSRLGKDRFRVAGTAEFNGVNKDIRADRIKPLIDWVNQCFPGVNTRQVVPWAGLRPMMPDMMPRVGRGKKSNVYYNTGHGHLGWTLSAGTADWVASLVSCASTPAVHAVAA; this is encoded by the coding sequence ATGAATCTCTCAGGTTCCAAACAGAGGGGCGCGTCTCACGCATCCGGCGTTGGCGCTTCCCTTTCCGACGTTTTGGAGCCTTTCATGAAATCGATCGCAGTCATTGGTGGTGGCATCACCGGGGTCACTACCGCCTATGCCTTGGCTAAAAGGGGCTTTGACGTCACCTTGTTCGAGCAAAACCGGTACGCCGCGATGGAAACTTCGTTCGCTAACGGGGGTCAACTGTCTGCCTCCAACGCCGAGGTATGGACGCACTGGTCCACAATCCTCAAGGGCTTGAAGTGGATGCTCAAGAGCGATGCGCCGCTGCTGGTCAACCCCAAGCCCAGCTGGCACAAGGTGTCGTGGTTTCTGGAGTTCATGGCGAACATTCCACACTACGAACGCAACACCACCGAAACCGCCAAGCTGGCCATTGCCGCCCGCCAGCATTTTTTTGCTTGGGCCGATGCCGAGGGTCTAGACTTCAACAGCGAAAAACGCGGGATTCTGCACATATACCGCGACAAGCAGGGCTTTGACCACGCCGGGCGCGTGAGCCAGTTGCTGGCGGCGGGTGGCTTGCCGCGCCAACCCGTGACGCCTGACGAAATCCGCGCCATCGAGCCCACGCTGGCCGGCCAGTATTACGGCGGTTACTACACCGAAAGCGACTCCACCGGTGACATCCACAAATACACCGTCGGCTTGGCTGCGGCGGCCGAGCGTCTGGGCGCGACAATCCGCTACGGACAGCAGGTGCGCCGCCTGCGCAGCGATGGACAGGTCGCTTGGGTGACGGCCCAAGACGACGCCACCGTGGCCACCCACTGCTTTGACGGCTTGGTGGTGTGTGCCGGCGTGGCCAGCCGCGACTTGGCCGCCCAGCTCGGCGACCGCGTCAACATCTACCCGGTCAAAGGATATTCCATCACAGTAAATCTGCTGGATGAACAAAGCCAGCAAGCTGCGCCGTGGGTCAGCCTGCTGGATGACGAAACCAAACTGGTGACCAGCCGTCTGGGTAAGGACCGTTTCCGGGTGGCTGGCACGGCCGAATTTAACGGCGTGAACAAAGACATCCGGGCCGACCGCATCAAGCCACTGATCGACTGGGTGAACCAGTGCTTCCCAGGGGTGAACACCCGTCAGGTGGTGCCGTGGGCCGGCTTGCGCCCGATGATGCCCGACATGATGCCCCGCGTGGGCCGAGGCAAAAAGTCCAACGTGTACTACAACACCGGCCACGGCCACCTAGGCTGGACTCTGTCAGCCGGCACCGCCGACTGGGTGGCGAGCTTGGTGAGCTGCGCCAGCACCCCCGCTGTGCATGCGGTGGCGGCATGA
- a CDS encoding LysR family transcriptional regulator has product MTLVQLRHFIALAELGSFARASKALFLTQPALSRSIQALEAELAQALFDRVGRRIELTAMGLELLPRAKILTQEAEALKTLGKRMQAGVTGHMNLMWKTPHQQPRLILTSGWPGPRDQRVGQPQAAAAAGLVMKPCLSSIFIQRGALRSTLSAS; this is encoded by the coding sequence ATGACCTTGGTTCAACTCCGGCACTTTATTGCTCTGGCAGAACTGGGCTCGTTCGCCCGGGCGTCGAAAGCGTTGTTTTTGACCCAACCAGCCCTATCGCGCAGCATTCAGGCGCTGGAAGCCGAGCTGGCGCAAGCGCTGTTTGACCGGGTGGGCCGGCGCATCGAATTGACAGCGATGGGGCTGGAGCTGCTGCCACGGGCCAAAATCCTGACGCAGGAGGCCGAGGCCCTGAAAACCCTGGGCAAACGCATGCAGGCCGGCGTCACGGGCCACATGAACTTAATGTGGAAGACACCCCACCAGCAGCCGAGACTCATCCTGACCTCAGGCTGGCCGGGGCCGCGAGATCAGCGGGTAGGTCAGCCTCAGGCGGCTGCGGCTGCGGGATTGGTGATGAAGCCGTGTTTGAGCAGCATCTTCATCCAGCGTGGGGCGTTGCGCTCGACGTTGAGCGCCTCATAA
- the tsaE gene encoding tRNA (adenosine(37)-N6)-threonylcarbamoyltransferase complex ATPase subunit type 1 TsaE: MNLCNELSRIEHTPPIVGSQAATPPPLACVTLLLADESATAALAARLADCAQIDHAHLHWRGDLGSGKTTFVRHLLRALGVTGRIKSPSYAIVETYRLDADPRRGTGMDAVHADFYRFINPQEWEDAGLRELFAEPGLKLVEWPEKAAGLLPMPDLDLHLETLADERRRLRLCARSALGLRLLKALQA; encoded by the coding sequence TTGAACCTGTGTAACGAATTGAGCCGCATCGAACATACCCCACCGATTGTAGGAAGCCAAGCCGCCACGCCGCCGCCGCTGGCTTGCGTGACCCTGCTGCTGGCCGACGAAAGCGCCACCGCCGCCCTCGCCGCCCGGCTGGCCGACTGCGCCCAGATCGACCACGCCCACTTGCACTGGCGGGGCGATTTGGGCAGCGGCAAAACCACTTTTGTGCGCCATTTGTTGCGCGCCTTGGGCGTGACGGGCCGCATCAAAAGCCCGAGTTACGCCATCGTCGAGACCTACCGCCTCGATGCAGACCCCCGCCGGGGCACTGGCATGGATGCCGTTCATGCGGATTTTTACCGATTTATCAACCCTCAAGAGTGGGAAGATGCGGGACTGCGTGAACTTTTTGCCGAACCCGGCCTCAAGTTGGTGGAGTGGCCCGAAAAAGCCGCTGGATTGCTGCCCATGCCCGACCTCGACCTGCACCTCGAAACCCTGGCCGACGAACGGCGCCGGCTGCGGCTGTGCGCGCGCAGCGCTCTGGGTTTGCGCCTGCTGAAGGCTTTGCAGGCATGA
- the queG gene encoding tRNA epoxyqueuosine(34) reductase QueG, with product MFDAAQFVTQVQGWGRELGFSQIGVAGVDLRHAEAGLLQWLQAGFHGQMHYMAAHGLKRARPAELVPGTLSVITARMDYLPASGNPGWREQEWKTLQQPLQANVALYARGRDYHKVLRQRLRRLAERIEQSLREQGGPCESMFKAAGQAAQQAPSWRVFTDSAPVLEVELAQRSGLGWRGKHTLALSREAGSMFFLGEIFLNFELPPTAPTSAHCGQCQACLEVCPTQAIVAPYRLDARRCIAYLTIEHTGPIAPELRPLIGNRIYGCDDCQLVCPWNKYAQRTSVPDFEPRAALQAPELLRVWAWSRAEFERHTEGSPIRRIGHERWLRNVAVALGNALASDGLEPQQAAAIQAALHARIEDTSPLVREHVRWALAQHPANPVEQDP from the coding sequence ATGTTCGATGCGGCTCAATTCGTTACACAGGTTCAAGGCTGGGGCCGGGAATTGGGATTCTCGCAAATCGGCGTGGCCGGTGTCGATTTGCGCCACGCCGAAGCCGGGTTGTTGCAGTGGTTGCAGGCCGGGTTTCATGGACAGATGCACTACATGGCCGCGCACGGCCTCAAGCGCGCGCGCCCGGCCGAGCTGGTTCCGGGCACCTTGAGCGTAATCACCGCCCGCATGGATTATCTGCCCGCCAGCGGCAATCCCGGCTGGCGCGAGCAGGAATGGAAGACTCTGCAGCAGCCCCTGCAAGCCAACGTGGCCTTGTACGCCCGGGGGCGCGACTACCACAAGGTGCTGCGCCAGCGGCTGCGGCGGCTGGCCGAGCGCATCGAGCAATCCTTGCGGGAGCAGGGGGGGCCTTGCGAGTCGATGTTCAAGGCCGCAGGCCAGGCCGCGCAGCAAGCCCCGAGCTGGCGCGTCTTTACCGACTCGGCCCCGGTGCTGGAGGTCGAGCTGGCACAGCGCAGCGGCCTGGGCTGGCGCGGCAAACACACGCTGGCCTTGAGCCGCGAGGCCGGTTCGATGTTTTTTTTGGGCGAGATTTTTCTCAATTTTGAGCTGCCGCCCACGGCGCCGACCAGCGCCCACTGCGGCCAATGCCAAGCCTGCCTCGAGGTCTGCCCAACGCAGGCCATCGTGGCCCCATACCGGCTCGATGCGCGCCGCTGCATCGCCTACCTGACCATCGAGCACACCGGGCCGATTGCGCCCGAGCTGCGGCCCCTGATCGGCAACCGCATCTACGGCTGCGACGACTGCCAATTGGTCTGCCCGTGGAACAAGTACGCCCAGCGCACCTCTGTGCCCGATTTCGAGCCGCGCGCCGCCTTGCAGGCCCCCGAGCTGCTGCGTGTTTGGGCCTGGAGCCGGGCCGAGTTTGAGCGCCACACCGAAGGCAGCCCGATCCGGCGCATCGGCCACGAGCGCTGGCTGCGCAACGTGGCGGTGGCCTTGGGCAATGCGTTGGCCAGCGACGGCTTGGAGCCACAGCAGGCGGCTGCCATCCAAGCGGCATTGCATGCCCGGATCGAAGACACCAGCCCGTTGGTGCGCGAGCATGTGCGCTGGGCGCTGGCGCAACACCCTGCAAATCCTGTGGAGCAAGACCCATAA
- a CDS encoding methylated-DNA--[protein]-cysteine S-methyltransferase has product MHQSRLNSPLGELLLVARADRLLGLWFADQLAIPAWATGATPKPAHPLLRQAATQLDEYFAGARQRFELALDWSRGSAFEQAVWGALAGIAPGQTCSYQDIAIAIGRPQAARAVGGALGRNPLGIVLPCHRVLGRKGQLTGYTGGLARKQALLDLEARWAAA; this is encoded by the coding sequence ATGCACCAAAGCCGTTTGAACAGCCCGTTGGGCGAATTGCTTCTGGTCGCGCGCGCCGACCGCTTGCTGGGCTTGTGGTTTGCCGACCAGCTCGCCATTCCGGCTTGGGCCACGGGTGCAACGCCCAAGCCCGCACACCCGCTGCTGCGGCAAGCCGCGACCCAACTCGACGAATACTTTGCCGGCGCACGCCAGCGCTTCGAGCTGGCGCTCGACTGGAGCCGGGGCAGCGCCTTTGAACAAGCGGTCTGGGGCGCCTTGGCGGGCATCGCGCCGGGCCAAACGTGCAGCTATCAGGACATCGCCATCGCCATTGGGCGACCGCAGGCGGCGCGTGCCGTGGGCGGCGCGCTGGGGCGCAACCCCCTCGGCATCGTGCTGCCCTGCCACCGCGTGCTGGGCCGCAAAGGCCAGCTCACCGGCTACACCGGCGGGCTGGCACGCAAGCAGGCTTTATTGGACTTGGAAGCGCGCTGGGCGGCGGCCTGA
- a CDS encoding Bug family tripartite tricarboxylate transporter substrate binding protein, whose translation MTPRIRIRALGATLAASVLLSTTGFAKAQAFPRRPITMVIPYPAGGPSDHIGRQVQPLASQNLGQNIIVQNIGGASGTIGIARALSAPADGQTVILGSPMELIMAPLALQGVAYNSEDMKLVAYLVSTSTILAVRSNLGVNNVNQLIALARNSANRPLTYGSVGYGSLYHLIGEKFSQDARIPLTHVPYRGIAPLMTDLMGGQIDMAFLPMAGTIMQAVSAGRMIGLGVTAKTPHPLFNRYPALAAMPGLEALEFEVWAGILVHKDTPVAVSERLSRAFYTALQNTEVRNSLEATGNNVMSPRSLTELAAFYRQETERYRTIARSMNLQPRMAQ comes from the coding sequence ATGACCCCACGCATCCGCATTCGTGCCTTGGGCGCCACCCTCGCCGCCAGCGTCCTTCTGTCCACGACCGGTTTCGCAAAGGCCCAGGCCTTCCCCAGGAGGCCCATCACCATGGTCATTCCGTATCCGGCGGGCGGCCCTTCTGACCACATTGGCCGACAGGTGCAGCCGCTGGCCAGCCAAAACCTGGGTCAGAACATCATAGTGCAAAACATCGGTGGTGCCAGCGGCACCATCGGCATCGCCCGGGCCTTGTCCGCGCCCGCCGATGGCCAAACCGTGATCCTCGGCTCGCCGATGGAGCTGATCATGGCGCCGCTGGCCTTGCAGGGTGTTGCTTACAATTCTGAAGACATGAAACTGGTGGCCTACTTGGTATCTACCAGCACCATTTTGGCGGTACGCAGCAACTTGGGCGTCAACAACGTGAACCAACTGATTGCCCTAGCGAGAAACTCTGCCAACAGGCCCCTGACCTATGGCAGCGTGGGCTACGGTTCGCTCTATCACCTGATTGGCGAAAAGTTCTCGCAAGATGCTCGCATCCCGCTCACTCACGTGCCCTACCGCGGCATCGCTCCCCTCATGACCGACCTCATGGGAGGGCAGATCGACATGGCGTTTTTGCCCATGGCCGGCACCATCATGCAGGCTGTCAGTGCAGGCCGGATGATAGGCTTGGGCGTGACGGCCAAGACGCCGCATCCGCTGTTCAACCGATACCCGGCGCTGGCAGCCATGCCAGGTCTGGAAGCCTTGGAATTCGAGGTGTGGGCCGGCATACTGGTGCACAAGGACACGCCCGTCGCCGTTTCCGAGCGCCTCAGCCGGGCTTTCTACACCGCTTTGCAGAACACCGAGGTGCGCAACTCGCTCGAAGCAACGGGCAACAATGTCATGAGCCCGCGCAGCCTGACCGAACTGGCTGCCTTCTATCGGCAAGAGACGGAGCGCTACCGCACGATTGCCAGGAGCATGAACCTCCAACCCCGGATGGCACAATAA
- a CDS encoding IS110 family transposase has product MDLTPMHKRVLALDVHQAKITACAVVEHDDGRVQVTKRDFGAFKRDRRALAQWALQIAPEVVVMESTGVYWKSPFAALEAVGIIAWVVNARHVKAVPGRKTDMADAQWLATLARAGLLRASFIPPQLMRQLRLVARQRQKLVGMCSAEKNRLHKVLVDAGIRLNVLVSDIHGSSARAMIKALIVGQPMHEVLDHKGRLRASRDELFEALCTEQFSAAHRFVADEIMQHIESLERRIAGFDRYLLEGLRPWRAQLTLLQTIPGIDEQGAAMLLVEIGADMSVFGSAERLASWVGICPGNNESAGKRKCGRIRKGNAWVRRLLCEFSQAAARTRCALKAKFDALTIRKGRKKSIIALAHKMLRTIYAMLTHGTHYRDKEVDYEALNVERNAPRWMKMLLKHGFITNPAAAAA; this is encoded by the coding sequence ATGGATTTGACCCCGATGCACAAGCGCGTGCTCGCGCTCGATGTTCACCAAGCCAAGATCACCGCGTGTGCCGTCGTCGAGCACGATGACGGCCGCGTGCAGGTGACCAAGCGCGACTTTGGTGCCTTCAAGCGTGATCGGCGCGCCTTGGCGCAGTGGGCGCTGCAAATCGCACCCGAGGTAGTGGTCATGGAGAGCACGGGCGTGTACTGGAAGAGCCCGTTTGCGGCACTGGAGGCGGTGGGCATCATCGCTTGGGTGGTCAACGCAAGGCACGTCAAGGCCGTGCCCGGTCGCAAGACCGACATGGCCGATGCGCAGTGGCTGGCCACGCTGGCGCGTGCGGGGCTGCTGCGCGCCTCGTTCATCCCTCCCCAGCTCATGCGCCAACTGCGCTTGGTTGCACGCCAGCGGCAAAAGCTGGTGGGCATGTGCAGCGCCGAGAAGAACCGGCTGCACAAGGTGCTGGTGGATGCGGGCATTCGCCTCAACGTGCTGGTCTCCGACATCCACGGCAGCAGTGCGCGTGCGATGATCAAGGCGCTGATTGTCGGCCAGCCCATGCACGAGGTGCTCGATCACAAGGGGCGGCTGCGTGCCAGCCGAGACGAGTTGTTCGAGGCCCTATGCACCGAGCAGTTCAGCGCCGCGCACCGCTTCGTAGCCGATGAGATCATGCAGCACATCGAGTCTCTGGAGCGGCGCATAGCGGGCTTTGATCGGTACTTGCTCGAAGGTCTGCGGCCCTGGCGGGCGCAACTGACGCTGCTGCAAACCATTCCCGGCATCGACGAGCAGGGCGCGGCCATGCTGCTGGTAGAGATTGGCGCAGACATGAGCGTCTTTGGCAGCGCTGAGCGCCTGGCTAGCTGGGTCGGCATTTGCCCGGGCAACAACGAGAGCGCGGGCAAGCGCAAGTGCGGGCGCATCCGCAAGGGCAACGCTTGGGTGCGAAGGCTGTTGTGCGAGTTTTCCCAAGCTGCGGCTCGAACGCGCTGTGCGCTCAAGGCCAAGTTCGATGCGCTGACTATCCGCAAGGGGCGCAAGAAGTCCATCATCGCGCTGGCGCACAAGATGCTGCGCACCATCTACGCCATGCTCACCCATGGCACCCACTACCGGGACAAGGAGGTTGATTATGAGGCGCTCAACGTCGAGCGCAACGCCCCACGCTGGATGAAGATGCTGCTCAAACACGGCTTCATCACCAATCCCGCAGCCGCAGCCGCCTGA
- a CDS encoding LysR family transcriptional regulator substrate-binding protein, with protein sequence MSSGPGAVLSVPLLLHMSRHHPQLHLEVSRGNTALLIHALRERRLDAAVVDIRALRPAIDLCISHQVEMAASFMCRPGHPLCSRSGPLPFNDVLAYPIASTPLSDEVARILTERYGAAANPDDMVTLRCDDTPTLVEVARQSDAVVLTINAAGRGLVQLDTHPPLKATARFGFVTLAQRTEVPGLSIVRKLVAELLTE encoded by the coding sequence CTGAGTTCGGGGCCGGGGGCTGTGTTGTCGGTGCCCCTGCTCCTGCACATGTCGCGGCACCACCCGCAGCTGCATTTGGAGGTGTCGCGTGGCAACACCGCTCTGCTCATCCACGCCCTGCGCGAGCGCCGGTTGGACGCCGCCGTGGTGGACATACGCGCGCTGCGGCCCGCCATCGACCTGTGCATCAGCCACCAAGTAGAAATGGCGGCCAGTTTCATGTGCCGCCCGGGTCACCCCCTGTGCAGCCGATCCGGCCCGCTGCCGTTCAACGATGTGCTGGCCTACCCAATCGCATCCACCCCCTTGAGCGACGAGGTGGCGCGCATCCTCACCGAACGCTACGGTGCCGCCGCCAACCCCGACGACATGGTCACGCTGCGCTGCGACGACACGCCCACCCTGGTGGAAGTGGCACGCCAAAGCGACGCGGTGGTGCTAACCATCAATGCCGCCGGGCGCGGCCTGGTGCAGCTAGACACCCACCCGCCGCTCAAGGCCACGGCGCGTTTCGGTTTTGTGACCCTGGCCCAGCGAACCGAGGTGCCTGGGTTATCCATCGTGCGCAAGCTGGTGGCAGAGTTGTTGACCGAATGA